GATTTTAATGATCTTGCTTCTTTTGAAAAACAAATTACCAACGATACGATTGCGATTATGATCGAACCGATGCAGGGCGAGGGTGGTGTTAGGCCGGCTACAAAAGAATTTATGCTGGGGCTGCGTAAACTATGTGATGAGCGGGGCTTGCTCCTGCTGTTTGATGAAGTGCAGACCGGCTGGTGCCGCACCGGCGAAATTATGGCATTTATGCATTACGGTATCAAGCCGGATATTTTATCAATGGCAAAGGCCATGGGCGGCGGGATGCCTATTTCGGCTATTGTAACGACAAGGGAGGTATCTAGGGCTTTTTCAATGGGAGCTCATGGAACTACGTATGGCGGCAATCCTGTATGCTGTGCGGCTGCATTTGCCGAAATCAAGGAAATGTTGGATCGTGATTTAGCGGAAAATGCAAAAAAAACGGGCGAATATTTCATGAAAAAACTGGCGGCCTTGCCGCATGTTAAGGAAGTACGCGGTAAGGGGCTATTGGTCGGTGTGGAGTATGATCTGCCGATCGGGCTGGCGGTAAAGCATAGTTGCTTTGACCAAAAACTTTTGGTTACGTTGATTGGTGACCGTATTATCCGCATGATTCCACCGTTGATTGTAACAGATAAAGAGTGCGATCAGGCTTTCGATATTTTGAAAAAAGCAACAGAAATGGCCTTGGCAACTTCGACCTATAGAAATGCCGTTTAAAGGGGAAAT
This genomic window from Veillonellales bacterium contains:
- a CDS encoding acetylornithine/succinylornithine family transaminase, which encodes MKLKDCDKSADEIKALVKKYMIDTYERYDFVCEYAKDMYLYDDKGNGYLDFYGGIAVNSAGNCNERVVAAVRDQVGDVVHTFNYPYTIPQALLAEKICNLLGFEKIFYQSTGTEANEAMIKMARKYGVEKYGENHYHIITAKHGFHGRTYGALSATGQPDNACQIGFKPMLPGFSYADFNDLASFEKQITNDTIAIMIEPMQGEGGVRPATKEFMLGLRKLCDERGLLLLFDEVQTGWCRTGEIMAFMHYGIKPDILSMAKAMGGGMPISAIVTTREVSRAFSMGAHGTTYGGNPVCCAAAFAEIKEMLDRDLAENAKKTGEYFMKKLAALPHVKEVRGKGLLVGVEYDLPIGLAVKHSCFDQKLLVTLIGDRIIRMIPPLIVTDKECDQAFDILKKATEMALATSTYRNAV